A stretch of the Candidatus Cetobacterium colombiensis genome encodes the following:
- a CDS encoding DJ-1/PfpI family protein, translated as MKKILIFASNGFESLELSPFIDIFGWNNIVGNKKIFPTVCAIHNELTATWSLKIIPEVNIRTTPLNFDEYDALIIPGGFGKGGFFNDIQSESMKSLLIHFILNKKIIIGICTGALALGIHGFLENIPATTYLLDNDRYFNQLKKYKAIPIRKDIVIHDNIITSSGPNTAIELAFYLLEKLSNKENCMIVKKNMGFFK; from the coding sequence ATGAAAAAAATTTTAATTTTTGCATCTAATGGCTTTGAAAGCCTTGAATTATCACCATTTATCGATATTTTTGGTTGGAATAACATTGTTGGGAATAAAAAAATTTTTCCTACAGTTTGTGCCATTCATAACGAACTTACTGCAACTTGGAGTTTAAAAATTATTCCTGAAGTTAATATTCGTACAACTCCTCTCAATTTTGACGAATATGATGCTTTAATTATTCCAGGTGGATTCGGTAAAGGAGGATTCTTTAATGATATTCAATCAGAATCTATGAAATCCTTGTTAATTCATTTTATTTTAAATAAAAAAATTATAATTGGGATTTGTACAGGAGCTTTAGCTTTAGGAATTCATGGATTTTTAGAAAATATTCCAGCTACAACTTATCTTTTAGATAATGATAGATATTTTAATCAGTTAAAAAAATATAAAGCAATACCAATTAGAAAAGATATTGTTATTCACGATAATATCATTACCTCTTCTGGTCCAAATACTGCTATCGAATTAGCATTTTATTTACTTGAAAAGTTAAGTAATAAAGAAAACTGTATGATTGTCAAAAAAAATATGGGATTTTTCAAATAA
- a CDS encoding FKBP-type peptidyl-prolyl cis-trans isomerase — MKIEEGKVVTLEFKVYDKNNGELLEDTQDVGPFFYIHGFGNFVPAIEEALEGKEKGYTTTIELTPEEGYGEYDEELIVDMEKSEFVEFEDIYEGLDFIADMDDGSEQSFIITKIEDEVITADGNHPFAGKDLRFEVKVSDVRDATEEEIEHGHPHFHGFED, encoded by the coding sequence ATGAAAATAGAAGAAGGAAAAGTAGTAACACTTGAGTTTAAAGTTTACGACAAAAACAACGGAGAACTTTTAGAGGATACACAAGATGTAGGACCATTTTTCTATATCCACGGATTTGGAAACTTTGTTCCTGCTATTGAAGAAGCTTTAGAAGGTAAAGAAAAAGGATATACTACTACTATTGAACTAACTCCTGAAGAAGGATACGGAGAATACGATGAAGAATTAATCGTTGATATGGAAAAATCTGAGTTTGTTGAATTTGAAGATATCTACGAAGGACTTGACTTTATTGCTGACATGGATGATGGTTCTGAGCAATCATTCATTATTACTAAAATTGAAGATGAAGTTATTACAGCTGATGGAAACCACCCATTTGCAGGTAAAGATTTAAGATTTGAGGTTAAAGTTTCAGATGTTAGAGATGCTACTGAAGAAGAGATTGAGCACGGACATCCTCATTTCCACGGATTCGAAGATTAA